A genomic region of Candidatus Cloacimonadota bacterium contains the following coding sequences:
- the xseB gene encoding exodeoxyribonuclease VII small subunit produces MTEVKFEKALERLQTIVEKLEEGNIDIERSLEYYEEGINLIKQCSSKLKKIENKIAMLNDVEEDENQTDQ; encoded by the coding sequence ATGACAGAAGTTAAGTTTGAAAAAGCGCTTGAGCGGCTTCAGACAATTGTAGAGAAGCTCGAAGAAGGCAATATAGATATCGAAAGGTCCCTTGAGTATTATGAAGAGGGTATCAATCTCATCAAACAATGCTCCTCAAAGCTGAAAAAGATCGAGAATAAGATCGCTATGCTCAACGACGTTGAAGAAGATGAGAACCAGACCGACCAATAA
- the dut gene encoding dUTP diphosphatase, producing MITVKFRKLTNTAQTPQKMTEHSSGYDLYADIDEYILKKGEVGLIPTGISVEIPTGYEGQVRPRSGLSAKHGIGVLNSPGTIDADYRGEVKVILFNFGNEPFRITREMRIAQMVFAKFEHAELEESSSLEETERNDGGFGHTG from the coding sequence ATGATAACGGTAAAATTTCGAAAACTTACCAATACAGCACAAACACCTCAAAAAATGACCGAACATTCTTCCGGTTATGATCTGTATGCTGATATTGATGAATACATACTTAAAAAGGGAGAAGTTGGGTTAATTCCAACGGGAATATCTGTCGAGATCCCAACTGGTTATGAGGGGCAGGTTAGACCTCGCAGCGGTCTTTCAGCCAAACACGGGATCGGCGTACTGAACTCACCAGGCACGATCGATGCAGATTACAGGGGAGAAGTAAAAGTAATACTTTTTAATTTTGGAAATGAACCCTTTCGAATCACGAGAGAAATGAGGATCGCACAAATGGTATTTGCAAAGTTTGAACACGCTGAACTCGAAGAGAGTTCTTCTCTTGAGGAAACAGAACGAAACGATGGTGGGTTTGGTCATACGGGATAG
- a CDS encoding polyprenyl synthetase family protein yields the protein MTKMMRLKKDVKEKRELVNIVIDRFLPRKDEYPKIIHKAMRYTLFAGGKRIRPYLTITTYQLFGHMDKKILPVAAAIELIHTYSLIHDDLPDIDDDDLRRGKSSNHVEFGEDIALLAGDALIVEAFRLMLELDVKPKFKAQIISEFAEITGSRGLIAGQVVDIISEGKKVNTETLDYIHVNKTAKLICMAIRFGAIMAEASEDDIIRITEFGETLGLLFQIVDDILDVEGTTKKLGKKSGKDVKVGKATYPQVYGLAKAKEKRDELMLKAQNIITYYGPKAEFLKKICVYIATREF from the coding sequence ATGACAAAAATGATGCGATTGAAAAAAGACGTGAAAGAAAAGCGAGAGCTTGTTAACATTGTTATCGATCGGTTTTTACCTCGAAAAGATGAATATCCTAAGATCATACATAAAGCGATGAGATACACCCTTTTTGCAGGCGGAAAGCGTATCAGACCGTATCTGACAATTACAACATACCAGCTCTTCGGGCACATGGATAAGAAGATTCTGCCTGTTGCAGCAGCGATCGAACTCATTCATACGTATTCTTTGATACACGACGACCTGCCGGACATCGACGACGACGATCTTCGAAGAGGGAAGTCCTCAAATCATGTTGAGTTTGGAGAAGACATTGCGCTTCTTGCAGGTGACGCACTTATTGTGGAGGCATTCCGACTGATGCTCGAACTTGATGTAAAGCCGAAGTTCAAAGCCCAGATCATTTCCGAGTTTGCCGAGATAACAGGCAGCAGAGGGTTGATCGCAGGACAGGTTGTGGATATTATAAGCGAAGGCAAAAAAGTAAATACAGAAACACTCGACTATATACATGTGAATAAAACCGCCAAGTTGATCTGCATGGCAATTCGATTTGGGGCTATCATGGCTGAAGCAAGCGAGGATGATATCATACGCATAACTGAGTTTGGTGAAACACTAGGGCTTCTTTTCCAAATTGTGGATGATATTCTCGATGTCGAAGGTACAACTAAAAAACTCGGGAAGAAATCCGGCAAAGACGTAAAGGTTGGCAAAGCTACCTATCCTCAGGTTTATGGTCTTGCAAAGGCAAAAGAGAAGCGCGATGAGCTCATGCTGAAAGCACAGAACATCATAACCTATTATGGTCCCAAAGCAGAATTCCTCAAAAAGATCTGTGTGTATATTGCAACCCGGGAATTTTGA
- the pgsA gene encoding CDP-diacylglycerol--glycerol-3-phosphate 3-phosphatidyltransferase — protein sequence MEKLKRQIPNALTVIRIILIPVFIYLSLKELYIASLVVFVVAALTDTFDGIIARKYGYVSNFGKIVDPLADKLVVASALIIFSLWGVLFWWLTAIILLREIFMTIYREVLKKKGIFLAANSYGKAKTTTQMTTIIITLAYKAVLPSFGIIDTFLLIMYFLIAGLSWVSAIIYINQVRKERHET from the coding sequence GTGGAAAAGCTTAAACGTCAGATACCGAATGCACTTACGGTCATCAGGATCATTCTGATACCGGTGTTCATTTATCTGTCGTTGAAGGAATTGTATATTGCTTCTCTCGTTGTCTTTGTTGTGGCGGCGCTAACAGATACATTTGACGGTATTATTGCACGCAAGTATGGGTATGTATCGAACTTCGGGAAGATCGTCGATCCGCTGGCAGACAAGCTTGTTGTTGCTTCTGCTCTGATCATCTTTTCTCTCTGGGGAGTATTATTCTGGTGGCTCACAGCCATTATTCTGTTACGTGAGATCTTCATGACGATCTATCGAGAAGTGCTGAAAAAGAAAGGGATTTTCCTTGCGGCGAACAGCTACGGCAAGGCAAAGACAACCACCCAGATGACCACGATTATCATAACCCTTGCATATAAAGCAGTACTACCATCATTTGGAATAATTGACACATTCCTTCTTATTATGTATTTTTTGATTGCTGGTTTATCGTGGGTTTCAGCAATAATTTATATAAATCAGGTTCGGAAGGAGCGGCATGAGACGTAG
- a CDS encoding methyltransferase yields MRETTQDDLQYKNLHLLQNKRGYRSTEDSLILLYTIIKRLGFDFRGNAFEFGTGSGIISLLLAAKLKNITITAIEIQDSLFHLAKENIIHAGLENRVVLIKADGRKIKDFFNPGKFDCVFSNPPFFPKGSGKPSPVKEKHHARYEILCTMDDVLNSFEYLLKPQGFGFIVYPIQRINECVEKTERLSHLDITKISFFQDLKNPIGTWKSSQRKTDLSKFAQSSSLFVMEMIKRT; encoded by the coding sequence ATGCGTGAAACGACCCAGGATGACCTGCAATATAAAAATTTACATTTACTGCAAAATAAAAGAGGTTACAGAAGCACAGAAGACTCGTTGATCTTGCTGTACACGATCATCAAACGGCTTGGATTCGATTTTCGTGGAAATGCTTTCGAATTCGGTACTGGCTCTGGCATCATATCATTGCTTCTGGCAGCAAAACTAAAAAATATTACGATTACAGCCATCGAGATCCAGGACTCGCTGTTTCATCTTGCTAAAGAGAATATTATCCATGCCGGACTTGAAAATAGAGTTGTACTTATAAAAGCAGACGGGCGGAAGATCAAAGACTTTTTTAATCCCGGAAAATTTGATTGTGTCTTTTCAAATCCCCCCTTCTTTCCGAAGGGTTCTGGCAAGCCAAGTCCTGTTAAAGAGAAACACCACGCGCGGTACGAAATTCTCTGCACAATGGATGATGTATTGAATTCATTTGAATATCTCCTGAAACCTCAAGGATTTGGATTTATTGTGTATCCCATCCAGCGCATAAACGAATGTGTTGAGAAAACAGAACGGTTATCACATCTCGATATTACAAAAATCAGCTTTTTTCAGGACTTGAAAAATCCTATCGGGACATGGAAATCTTCACAAAGGAAAACGGATTTATCTAAATTTGCTCAAAGTAGCTCATTATTTGTTATGGAGATGATAAAACGCACATGA